In Desulfallas thermosapovorans DSM 6562, the following are encoded in one genomic region:
- a CDS encoding methyl-accepting chemotaxis protein → MKRCEQVFNKLSIKVTVILVSVINLIFLGFACGVAVYNFNYSSNAAERVSDYDYVAANHVHEMRLAISQVWQFLTDVSATGDREGYNETEENVQIFKKSLAELKQLDPGSANQLDSLERKFDAFYLIGQKMAEAYIIEGRESGNILMEDFDRAGDELLTSFAEIATRYQTSLNNQLLGLVENLAVSKGTSIIILIAGLLFLIINSFFIYTKIVPPLGRLNSLMKDIKNGHGDLTHRIDIKTRDEIGEVIASFNSLMDDIHKIIAEVKEKAVSLADSAEQLSTNSEKVTVSSTANAASVNEIASTVENIAGNSQEISQHAGVVSEHADQGRKSIEIVSAQMSGIAAATNKVGKSIETLSAAVNNINAFVDRVANIAEQTNLLALNAAIEAARAGEHGRGFAVVAEEVRKLAEEAAQSTKEINVLMQEVVTLSERSKQAMHESDEAVENGNSTVSALNQSFNDILDQIHILNSQIQNIAASVQQANSGIENIAATTEEQTAGIEELSSLSVSLSQMAGDLNGLVGKFKV, encoded by the coding sequence ATGAAGAGGTGTGAGCAGGTGTTTAACAAGCTATCGATCAAAGTCACCGTAATCTTGGTTTCTGTAATTAATTTAATTTTCCTGGGTTTTGCCTGCGGGGTTGCTGTTTACAATTTTAATTATAGCTCAAATGCTGCCGAAAGAGTATCTGATTATGATTATGTCGCTGCCAACCATGTGCATGAAATGAGGTTGGCAATTAGCCAGGTATGGCAGTTTTTGACGGACGTAAGCGCTACGGGCGATCGAGAAGGTTACAACGAAACAGAGGAAAATGTGCAAATATTTAAAAAATCACTGGCGGAATTAAAACAATTAGACCCCGGTTCAGCTAATCAGTTGGATTCCTTAGAGCGAAAATTCGATGCATTTTATCTCATAGGGCAAAAAATGGCGGAAGCTTATATCATAGAGGGCAGGGAAAGCGGTAACATTCTAATGGAAGATTTTGACCGGGCGGGCGATGAACTGTTAACATCCTTTGCCGAGATTGCAACCAGGTACCAAACAAGTTTAAATAATCAATTGTTGGGACTTGTGGAAAATCTGGCTGTCAGTAAAGGTACTTCTATTATCATTCTTATTGCTGGGTTATTGTTCCTAATTATTAATTCATTCTTTATTTATACTAAAATTGTTCCCCCGTTAGGCCGCTTAAATAGCTTGATGAAGGATATAAAGAACGGGCACGGGGACTTAACTCATAGGATCGATATCAAAACCCGTGACGAAATAGGCGAAGTAATTGCATCATTTAATAGCCTGATGGATGATATTCATAAAATTATTGCCGAGGTTAAGGAAAAGGCGGTCAGCCTGGCGGATTCAGCGGAACAATTGAGCACCAACTCCGAAAAAGTTACCGTTTCTTCTACGGCAAACGCTGCCAGTGTTAATGAAATTGCCTCTACTGTTGAAAACATTGCCGGTAACAGCCAGGAAATTTCGCAACATGCTGGTGTTGTTTCAGAACATGCGGACCAGGGAAGAAAATCCATCGAAATAGTTAGTGCCCAGATGTCGGGTATTGCAGCCGCTACCAATAAAGTAGGTAAATCCATAGAGACCCTTTCGGCTGCCGTAAATAACATAAATGCCTTTGTAGATAGAGTCGCTAATATTGCGGAACAGACTAATCTCCTGGCATTAAACGCAGCCATTGAAGCCGCAAGGGCCGGTGAACATGGCCGTGGTTTTGCAGTGGTGGCCGAGGAAGTAAGAAAGCTGGCGGAAGAAGCAGCTCAGTCAACTAAGGAAATAAATGTTTTAATGCAGGAAGTGGTAACGCTGTCAGAGAGGTCTAAACAGGCTATGCATGAAAGTGATGAAGCGGTGGAAAATGGCAATTCAACCGTCAGCGCTTTGAACCAAAGCTTTAATGATATTTTGGACCAAATTCATATCTTGAACAGTCAGATTCAAAATATCGCGGCCTCGGTTCAACAGGCTAACTCAGGTATAGAAAATATTGCGGCCACCACTGAAGAACAAACTGCCGGTATAGAGGAATTATCCTCCCTGTCTGTTTCTTTGTCCCAAATGGCCGGCGATTTAAACGGTTTGGTGGGAAAATTTAAAGTTTAG
- a CDS encoding phosphoribosyltransferase yields the protein MKNKIYKDRFEAGQVLARILKEKDIADGVIMAIPRGGVVVAALVSEALKLPLDIIIPRKIGAPRNPELAIGAVTQDGTVILTENEYLLQMAGKEAINKIIEKEIHEIKRRMIMYRGNTDYPDYTGKIIIIVDDGIATGFTTRAAIMSIKKVMNPERTILAVPVAPAGAIQSLDEYVDEIICPLVPEPF from the coding sequence GTGAAAAATAAAATATACAAAGACAGGTTTGAAGCTGGGCAAGTTCTGGCCCGCATATTAAAGGAAAAGGATATAGCGGATGGTGTTATCATGGCTATACCAAGGGGAGGAGTGGTTGTGGCGGCTCTGGTGTCCGAGGCGCTAAAGCTGCCATTGGATATTATCATACCCAGAAAAATTGGTGCTCCCCGTAATCCGGAGTTGGCCATAGGGGCAGTGACCCAGGACGGTACAGTTATTCTAACAGAAAATGAATACCTGTTGCAAATGGCTGGTAAAGAAGCCATTAACAAGATTATCGAAAAAGAAATACACGAGATAAAAAGAAGAATGATAATGTATCGCGGTAATACAGATTATCCCGATTATACAGGAAAAATCATTATTATTGTTGACGATGGAATAGCCACCGGCTTTACCACCCGGGCCGCAATCATGTCCATTAAAAAAGTGATGAATCCGGAAAGAACCATACTAGCGGTACCTGTGGCTCCGGCTGGGGCTATTCAGTCCCTGGATGAATATGTGGATGAAATCATATGCCCGCTGGTGCCGGAGCCCTTTTAA
- a CDS encoding YigZ family protein produces MKLPNLTHMKNSYQTINKPVVVETIIKKSRFITSASPVKDAEEAGRFLSTIRERHSQANHNVFAYVIDERIQRYSDDGEPGGTAGKPVLDLIKQKSLTRIIIVVTRYFGGIMLGAGGLVRAYREAALKGIETAGVVTRQLYRELCITIDYNWLGIVKKELEKTNTKQMEMTYGQEVMIKVYLEPGNINSVAKQILEVTGGQAVLAEGGFCYL; encoded by the coding sequence GTGAAATTACCAAATTTAACGCATATGAAAAACAGCTATCAAACAATTAATAAACCGGTGGTGGTGGAAACAATAATTAAAAAATCCCGTTTTATTACCTCAGCCTCACCGGTAAAGGATGCAGAAGAGGCCGGTCGTTTCTTGTCAACCATTAGAGAAAGACACAGCCAGGCCAATCATAACGTGTTCGCTTATGTAATCGATGAACGGATACAGCGTTACAGCGATGACGGCGAACCCGGCGGCACAGCCGGAAAACCGGTGCTGGACCTGATCAAGCAAAAATCATTGACCCGGATAATTATCGTGGTTACCAGATACTTTGGTGGTATTATGCTGGGGGCCGGTGGCTTGGTGCGGGCCTACCGGGAAGCAGCTTTAAAAGGAATCGAAACCGCCGGCGTCGTTACCCGGCAATTATACCGAGAGCTGTGCATAACAATTGATTACAACTGGCTGGGCATAGTTAAAAAAGAATTGGAAAAAACAAACACCAAACAAATGGAAATGACCTATGGGCAGGAGGTAATGATTAAGGTATACCTGGAACCCGGTAATATAAACAGCGTGGCAAAACAAATACTTGAGGTAACCGGAGGGCAGGCGGTGCTGGCGGAAGGAGGGTTTTGTTATTTATAA
- a CDS encoding radical SAM protein has product MQQDHMPGYIKLLKNKVLPHRVEQARRHFASCNLCPHDCGVNRREKLGFCRATDKVVLSSYGPHRGEEPPLVGKRGSGTVFFGYCNMRCVFCQNYELSFGGEGELVTSVRLAEIMLELQDFYRCHNINLVTPTHFVPNILEAVLLAAERGLRLPLVYNCGGYEKLETLALMEGVIDIYMPDFKYNRPERGKKYSGVKDYPAAVKRSLKEMDRQVGGLKTDNMGIAYRGLLIRHLVMPGGVEDTKEILMFIKEELSPGCLVNLMDQYYPAHQAHRYLEISRRISQEEYREALEYAQKLGLNLV; this is encoded by the coding sequence ATGCAGCAGGATCACATGCCCGGTTATATCAAATTATTAAAAAATAAAGTATTGCCACACAGGGTTGAGCAAGCAAGGCGTCATTTTGCCAGTTGTAATCTGTGCCCGCACGATTGCGGAGTAAATCGCCGGGAAAAACTGGGTTTTTGCCGGGCCACGGATAAAGTTGTTCTTTCCAGCTATGGACCGCATAGGGGCGAAGAGCCGCCGCTGGTGGGTAAACGTGGTTCTGGCACTGTATTTTTCGGTTACTGCAACATGCGCTGCGTATTCTGCCAAAACTACGAGCTTAGTTTTGGCGGTGAGGGAGAGCTGGTTACCAGTGTACGACTGGCAGAAATTATGTTGGAATTACAGGACTTTTATAGATGCCACAATATTAACCTGGTTACCCCCACCCATTTCGTACCTAATATTCTCGAGGCCGTTTTACTGGCGGCGGAGCGGGGCTTGAGGCTTCCTTTGGTTTATAACTGTGGCGGCTATGAAAAGCTGGAAACCCTGGCGCTAATGGAAGGTGTTATAGATATCTATATGCCGGATTTTAAATATAACCGGCCCGAGCGGGGGAAAAAATATTCCGGAGTAAAGGACTACCCGGCAGCAGTGAAAAGGTCGCTTAAAGAAATGGACCGCCAGGTGGGAGGTTTGAAAACAGATAATATGGGAATTGCTTACCGGGGTTTACTGATCAGACATTTGGTAATGCCCGGTGGAGTGGAGGACACCAAGGAAATATTAATGTTCATTAAAGAAGAATTATCACCCGGCTGCCTAGTCAATTTAATGGATCAATACTATCCCGCCCACCAGGCCCACCGGTACCTGGAAATATCCCGGCGCATCAGCCAGGAAGAATACCGGGAGGCTTTGGAATATGCTCAAAAACTAGGGCTGAATCTGGTATAA
- a CDS encoding flavodoxin family protein: MKVVAFNGSPNKEGNTYHAIRIVTGELEKEGIKTEIIHVGNKSIRGCLACGQCGKKRDEKCVTGDEVNEWIQKMKEADGIILGSPVHYSSIGATMKAFLDRAFFVAGNNGGIFRHKVGAAVVAVRRSGGLPAFDQLNHYLTYSEMIIPTSCYWNVIHGMRPGEALQDEEGVQIMRVLGKNMAWLLKLIEKGKGAVVKPEKEKKVITNFIR, translated from the coding sequence GTGAAGGTAGTGGCATTTAACGGCAGCCCAAATAAGGAAGGCAATACCTACCATGCAATTAGGATTGTCACAGGGGAGCTTGAAAAAGAAGGAATAAAAACAGAAATTATTCATGTGGGAAACAAATCGATAAGAGGATGTTTAGCATGTGGGCAATGCGGGAAGAAAAGGGATGAAAAATGTGTTACCGGGGATGAAGTAAACGAATGGATACAAAAAATGAAAGAAGCGGACGGTATAATTTTAGGGTCACCTGTTCATTATTCATCAATTGGTGCTACAATGAAAGCCTTTCTAGACAGGGCATTCTTTGTTGCCGGTAATAACGGTGGAATATTTAGACATAAGGTCGGTGCTGCTGTTGTTGCCGTAAGGCGTTCAGGGGGACTACCTGCCTTTGATCAATTAAATCACTATCTTACCTATTCCGAAATGATCATACCAACCTCGTGTTATTGGAATGTTATTCATGGCATGAGGCCCGGGGAGGCGTTGCAAGATGAAGAAGGGGTGCAAATAATGAGGGTCCTGGGTAAAAACATGGCCTGGCTCCTTAAATTAATTGAAAAAGGAAAGGGAGCAGTGGTGAAGCCGGAAAAAGAAAAAAAAGTGATTACAAACTTTATTCGCTAG